The Chlamydia trachomatis A/HAR-13 nucleotide sequence CGCCGATTATCTTCTTCGCATAACTGCAAATTATGTAGAGTTTCCTCGTAGCAATTCTCCATATCCTCTTGAACCATGCGAATATATGGATGATCTAAACTCTCTACAGCAGAGACCATCTCCACCTTCTGGAACTCTTCCACGATTTCCTGATCCATGGGCGGAAGGACTTGTCCTCCTGTTGACATGTATACTTTATAACCATTGTAGGGGGGAGGATTATGCGAAGCGGTAATCATGACCCCAGCTTTAGCCTGAAGCTCTCGCACTGAATAAGAAACTAACGCCAAAGGCTCTGGAATCTGAAATAAATAAGCAAGAATACCGTTACCAGCTAAAACCTTAGCAGTCTCTTGTCCGAACTCGAAAGAATAATGACGCGTATCATACCCAATCACAACACTAATCTTCTCATCTGGATATCTTCGCTTTAAGACTCGGGCTAAACCCTGTGTTGCTCTCCTAATTGTAAAAACATTTAAGCGATTTGTCCCTATTCCCACGAGACCTCGTAATCCGGCAGTCCCAAAGGTTAACGTCTCACTAAATAACTCTCTCAATCGCTCAGGATCATTATCAAGCAGGGTTAAAACAGAGGTGTGGTCGCAAACAACATCCTCAAGCCAAGACAAAATGTTTTTGGCTGTTTGAGGATCAAACATTCCCTCTATTTTCCTTCTAGGAATTTCCATAAGACAACCTTCCGATCAGAACGAAACACTCATCCACGCTCTACCAAATACAGATACAAGCGAGGACAAAACGGGACTATACGTCAGGCTTCTGTTTTTGTAAAAAACTTGCTTAACTTAGAAAGTGGGATAGGCACAAAAATCCAAAGAATTAGTTAGGAAATCCCGCTGAGGAGAACCTAAGAATGATTGCTGTATCTCCTGCCCCCCAGTTGAAAACGTCCTGAGGATATTCTCCAGAAAAGAAAAGCCCCCAACCAGCTTTTTCTCCGGAAAGGCAAAGCAGCACAGAACAATCACAGTCATCGAAGAATATTTCTTCTTGCTTTTGCACCCAAAGATCCCTAACCAAAGCAACCCGTGAACGATGGGTAAGCTCAGCAGCTAAATGATCTAAACGAACTCTCTTGACTATCATCTGCACTTCGGGTAAAGTTCGATGAACATTCTCTCTCCAACGCTGAAGATGTCGATCCTTTACCACGGCAACCTCCTTTAGAAATAGCTTCAACTCCGCTTCCAACTGTTTACAGTCAGAAACAGGAGCCAACCCCTCGAATAGGATGTGCCCATGATTTTGGAAATAACGCTTGTGCTCTAGGTGTAAAACTGCCCTCATACTCACTTATTTAGGCGAATAAACTCGAAAGTACTATAGACTTTAAGATTATTTCCGCCTATAAAAACCCGATTGACTCTCAAGATTTTGTATTCTTAAAAAATAGTTATGCAGCACACAGTAGATATCCAAGCTATCGAATCTAAATTAAATTTTACTTTTTCTCATCCCAGACTTCTTATTACAGCTCTGACACATCCTTCTTATAGAAATGAATTTCCTTCTGCTGAAGAAGATAGCGAACGCTTGGAATTTCTCGGAGATGCAGTTTTAGGATTAGTAGTTACGGAACATCTTTTCCTTCTTTTCCCTGCACTTAATGAGGGGCTCTTATCAACAACGCGAGCAGCTCTAGTAAATGCAGAAGCTTGTTTCGAATACACACAAAAATTATCTCTAGGAGAGCATCTCTTGATTGGTCGCGGAGAAAAAATGCAAAGTCATCGAGGAAAAATCTCTGCATACGCTAATCTGCTCGAAGCTATTTTAGGTGCTGTTTACTTAGATGGTGGCCTATCTCCTGCTAGACAAATCATAGTCCCTCTTCTACCTGATAAAGAGTCTATTCTTCCTCTCATGCTCGTGAATCCCAAAAATCGCTTACAACAATTCACACAACAAACACTAAAAGTGCTTCCCTCTTATAAAGCATTGCCTTGGAAATCTGAAGACGGCTCTCCTGGTTATCATGTACAAGTCTTTGTTAATGGGGATCTTTGGGGAGAAGGCTTTGCAGGATCAAAAAAAGAAGCAGAAAAACTTGCTGCTAAACAGGCGTTATCAACACATGACAACAAAAATTAAAACACAGTGGACGTGTACAGAATGTGGCACACATTCTCCAAAATGGTTGGGACAATGTTCTGGATGTCTCCAGTGGAATACACTAGTCGAAGAAAGAACAGCTCCTAAACTAAACACATCTTCTTACTCCTCTAGCTCTTCTATTCCCATACCACTAAACAATGTGGAATTTCAGGAAGAAATACGAATTCATACCCAAGCTCAAGGCTGGAATCGCCTTCTAGGAGGAGGAACGGTCCGAGGTAGCCTCGCTCTATTGGGAGGAGAGCCTGGCATAGGAAAGTCTACTTTACTACTTCAAATTTCCTCACAATTCGCGGCAGCTGGTCATAAAGTGTTGTACGTTTGCGGAGAAGAATCCGTGTCCCAAACTTCATTACGAGCCCAACGCCTGCAAATCTCTAGCAACAATATTTTCCTATTCCCAGAAACAAATCTTGAAGACATCAAACAACAGATTGATAACATTGCTCCAGACATATTAGTTATCGACTCTATCCAGATCATTTTTTCTCCATCCTTAAGCTCTGCTCCAGGATCGGTTGCTCAAGTGAGAGAAACGACCGCAGAGCTCATGCATATAGCAAAACAAAAACAGATCACAACCTTTATTATTGGACATGTCACTAAATCTGGAGAAATCGCTGGCCCACGTATCCTAGAACACTTAGTAGACACTGTTCTCTATTTTGAAGGTAATGCGCATGCTAATTACCGTATGATTCGCTCTGTTAAGAATCGTTTCGGCCCAACCAATGAATTATTAATTTTATCCATGCATACAGATGGATTACGCGAAGTAGAAAATCCGTCAGGTCTCTTTCTACAAGAAAAAATTGTAGAAACTACAGGCTCTACCATTATCCCTATTGTAGAAGGCTCTGAAACTCTTCTTATAGAAGTTCAGGCTCTCGTTTCTTCATCCCCATTTTCTAATCCTGTACGAAAAACATCCGGATTTGATCCAAACCGATTTTCTTTACTCTTAGCTGTTTTAGAAAAAAGAGCGAATGTTAAATTATATACATCCGATGTCTTCCTTTCTATCGCTGGAGGCTTGAAAATCACACAACCTTCGGCAGACTTAGGAGCGGTGTTATCGGTGGTGTCTTCCCTATATAACCGCTATTTACCTAAAAATTATACCTATACTGGAGAGATCGGCCTAGGAGGAGAAATTCGTCACGTTTCACACATGGAACACCGCATAAAAGAAAGCATTATTATGGGGTTTAAAGGTATCGTGATGCCTTTTGGGCAGATAAAAGGCTTACCTAAAGAATTTCTGGATCAAATTGATATTATTGGAGTAAAAACAATTAAAGATGCTGTCCGCTTACTACAATGACCCATTTTTAGCTGATTTTTGTTTAGGGAACATTCCTTTACGTTTGGCATCTAGACAATCTTCTCTGGCAGTTCTGCAAGCTCACGAATGCCTGAGAAAACTACAGATATTTTTCCCTCGATTATGGGGACAGATTATCACCACAACAACACAGGGTGATCTTGATCAAGAGACACCTCTGTGTGCTGTAGAAAATACAGGTTTTTTTACAGATGATGTCGATTTCTTGGTGCAATCTGGGCAATGTGATCTTGGTATACATTCCGCTAAGGACCTTCCAGAAAATCCGAAGGCAACGGTTGTCTCCATTACAGCCAGTATAGATCCTCGAGATATCCTCGTATTTCATGAAAAATACCTTTCGATCCCGTTACCTCGCCGTTTACGCATAGGGAGCTCCTCCGTGAGACGAAAAGAGCTTCTCTCTCTGCTCTATCCCTCTGCCATTATTACCGATATTCGAGGGACTATCCAGACTCGCTTAAAGCTGTTAGAAGAGAAAAATTTTGATGCCATAGTCATGGCTAATGCTGCGGTGTCTCGACTAGGACTACGTCTTCCTTGCACAAAAATCCTCCCCCCACCCTATCATCCTCTTCAAGGACGTCTAGCCATCACTGCTAGCCGACATATACGGAGCTGGAGAGGTTTATTCTTAACTTGCGGCATCACAGAAGATGTAGAAATTATGTGTTTTTCTTAACAAAAGATTGTTAATTAAAATTATAAACACTTCTAATTGAAGCTTTAGGGTTAGTGTAAAATCTTTTAAAAGGTTTTTTATTCCATGTAAAAATTGTAATGATATCCGCCCTAACGATTGATGGGCGACTGCTGAGAGACCTAGAGTGACCTACAGTCAAGATCTGAATACTACGTTCTCTTTAGCTTCACTGATAACGCTCTTCCCAATGTTTTAATAACTCCTCTCGTATCGGCAACGCAACTCGTTGAATAGTGAGGTGCACTCCGGAAGAATCTTAAAAATCTTGGTCCACTTGTCTTGTTAAAGACGGTAAAGACCTTGAAGTAAAGTTTTCTTAACCCCCCTTGGGGAACCAGTCAGTAATATGCTGGCCCCATATTTTTGGAAATATGTGTTATGTTCTCAATTTCATCACTGGGAAATATTCAACACCCTCTCCCAACAACTGCCGCCCCCAATCCCCCCAAAAAACTGGTGGCCACAGTAACTTATTGTTTGTTTTGGCTCTGCTGCCTGTCATAGGATTAGGTGTCGCAATTTACTTATGCGCTAGACGCGCAAATTATTGGAAGGGTAACGCAGCAATCGCAACTGCCGGTGGATTAGGTCTTATAACCATTGCCGCTGCTTTGATGGTTGTTATCACCCCTATAATCTTTTGTTTACGATACTTATATCAGCTTCTCCGCCAATTACCAGCTCACTGCTGTGGAAGCTCTCATCAAATCGAAATCTAAGCCAAAAAGCCCTTTCCTTTATGAGGAAAGGGCTTTTTATTTCTTTATTTTTTTAATCAAAAAAATTGTTCTCCATAGAAAGATAAGCTTGTCGATATTTTTCGTATCGTCTTGGAGACTCATTTAAACAACGAAGAAGAAAGTAACTTTGAAACAGCGTCATTTTCTTCTCCCACCAGACAAGATTATCTAAATAATCAAATATATCACCGTCCACACATTTTCCGATTAAAGCTGACTTACCGTATTTATACCGGCAACGAGAAAAATGCGCTTTAACAGCAACACGATCCCCAGTCAAAGCTAAGTAGCATCCCCAAAGAATAAATGCTTCCGAATACTCTGCCAGCTCTTCGTCTAGAGGGAATCTATCATTTAATAGCTTATAAGCTCGCTCTAGATCTCTATTCCATAAATGGGTCTGTATTATATAAACGAGAATATGATCGCGCTCCTCTTCACTGGTTGGGTCATAGATAGCTTGTAAAAGATCTATGAAAGACTCGATCTCTTCATCCAAAAAAGCCTGTATGTGGAACATATCCAAAGCATACAACTGCAAAGTAAATGGAGTCTTCCACAAAAGCTTCTTAGCTTTTTGATAATCCTTGTTCCGCAAAGCCTCCACCCCCTTAACAAAGAACATTAATTCCGCTACCTTTTGATTGTGTAAAGACTCAGGGAATGTGATTTCATCGGATACGTTCGCTAAAGCTGTAGAGAATTGCATAAATGCTTCCCTGTTCCCTGAAACTCCTGCAACATAAAAAATATCTGCAAGCGCTTGATAATCCCGCAATCCCCCTGCTCTACGAAATAGTTCGGGAAGGAATAAGGAAAATCCTGTCCAAAAACTAAGGAAAAGCTCCATCTTAGAAGATCTAAACTGCAAAGGAGCCTTATCTACCTGACAGAACAAGGTAGCTTGTTGCTTATGATAAATAATTCTAAGGAAACGCTCCTCCTCTCTAACACTAATCTTTTCTGGAGCGATCCACAAAATTAACAACATGAATACTAGCGCTTCGCTGCGATGCTTGTGTAAACTATCATACAAGCGGAAGCAAAGATGATCTTCTAATCGCGGAATCTCGGGGTGCTGTGAATATCTTTTTAAAGCAAACAACAAACATCGTATCTCTTCTACAAAACTTCCGTTCCTCTGGTAAACTAACGCTTTGCCAAGATATTCCAATGGGGCGCCAGCACCTCCATGAAGATAATCAAAAGAACTAAGAGCTTGCGTCAGATCTCCGCCCTGCTCCTCAATTTGAGTTAATAAGGTCACTCCCAGACGAAACTGCGCTTCATAACTTTCTTTTCTACCCGGAAAAGAATCTCGAATTTTACGATAAAAGATTGCAGCTTGATCATACAGCTTTTCAGATAAGAACGCGTCAGGAACAGCTAAACAGCTGACTCGCAAAGCTCCTATACTTTCCGAAATCGCAATATTGCTCATTCCTTGTAAATCTTGAATAATGACGCCTAGACGATTACCTAAGCTAGGAAGGTAGTCTATATGTAAAATAAATAAAGCTTGCTCAACAAAGACTGCGATTCTGTTGTCTGATTTTTCTATCAAAATAGCAAAACGAGATTGCTGAGAAATCATCTCTTGGGATTTTTTCTGAATCTCTATTCCATTTTTGATAAGAGAGACCGTAAGTTCATGATTCTGGACAGAAAACCATAGTCCGTAACCACAGTAAAACTCTCCTCTTTCAGCCTCCTTAGAAGGTAGGAAAAGAATCCCCATCCCTTCATGAACTGCACTTTTTGTAACGGTATACTCCACACGCGTAGAAGCACTTATTTCCACCTCGGAGAGCATAAAATTATACCATTGAGCAGGGGAACTTGCTAGTACAGGGAAATAGCGTGAGAGTAGGATAGGGTCATAATATTTCCAACACGATTTCTCCTTAGCCATCAAAGTAGCTTTTACTGTCCACTCTGGATCACCCTGAAGATATGGCTGCAAAGCTTGGCGTAACTCCTGAATAGAAGAAAACCTATCCGCAGGATTAATGGCGATTGCTTTCATAGCAATTTGAGATAAAGAAGGCGGGATTTCCCTATAGGGTGACATTTCGATAGGAGGCAAAACAACATCTCTATAAGACAGCTTACGACCTTTTTTTCTTCGATAAGGGAAAGCTAAAGTCAACATTTGATAAAGAATGAGCCCTAGTGCATATATGTCCGTTTTTTCCGATGCTTCTACTCCCAACAAGCTTTCGGGAGCCATATAATCTGGAGTCCCTACAATCTTGCCTGGAATGGTCATGCTGGAATAGCAGATATTTCTCTCGTCGAATGAAACAGCAGCTTCATCATCCTGTTCTAGCTTTAACTCTTTGGCATGTTTAAAGATAGCTGCTCCCCAATCAATGATAACAACTTCCCCAAACAAACCCAGTAAGATATTATCCGGCTTTAAATCCCGATGCAACACTCCTTTAGAATGAATGTATTCCACCGTGGCACAAATTTTATCAAAAATAGGAAGAAAAGATTTAACAGAGGTTTTTTCTTCTAGTTCTTTAGAAAGAACTTCTTTCTGCCAAACACTCTTTAATAAACTTTTTAGAGAAAACCCTTCTATATAAGGCATTGTGTAATATACAGCCTCACCATCGCTGCATATCGAATATACAGGAACAATACCTGGATGTATGAGGTCTGCAGCAATTTTTGCCTCTCGCAAAAAGCGTTGTCTAAGCAGCGCATTCCCACTCAGATCCTCTCGGATCCTCTTCAGAGCCACTCGACGAGAACACGCTTTGTCATGGGCTAAATAGACTTCGCCCATGCCTCCTTTGCCTATCAGCCTAATCAATTCGTATCGTTGCAAAAGAACAGCCTCTTTTAAAGCGATGCGAGTTTATCTAAAATGCTTTGCAACTCTCTCTGACTATTCCTTAACGAGTCTTTTTTAGCTTGTACTAAACTAGGATTGGCGCGAGTACGAAAATCTTCACTAGCCAATAGTTTAGACACACTATCTATACTCTTTTCTAGGCGAGTTTTCTCTTTTTCTAAACGTACACGCTCTTTAGCAAGATGTTCAGGAGGAAGAATCACTCCAACCTGAATTCCTTCTACAACCCCTAAACTAAAAATACTGTCCTTTGGAGCTTCTGCAAGCTGCTCTACAGTTTTTACTCCTCCCAAAGCACACATGATTGGAATACAGACATCCACCAGCTCCTTTTTCTCAGAGCTAATCACAAAAGCTTGTAAAGGCTCTCTAGGATCTAATTGCATTTCACCGCGAATATTGCGAATCGTATAAACTAGCCTTTCTGCTATGCCAAATGATTCTCGTAATCCTTGTGGAAAAGCTACATGAATAGGTTTAGGATATTCCGCTACCATACAAGCTTCAGAACGCAACATGCTGACTGCATGCCCTGTTACAGAATCCCCCTTCCCATTCTCAACAGTTCCTAAAGTTGCCTTGAGTTTTTGGAAAAGAGTTTCCGTAATATAAGGAACAATTGGATGTAATACTCCCAAAATATTGATCAATAAGGTAGCTAAAAGCTTACGCTTAGTTGCTCGCTGTTGATCGCTATCCTGTTTCCCAAATAAAGTAGGTTTAATGATTTCTAGATAAGTAGAACACAAATCATTTTTAAAGAAGTCATAAGCCAAAGAAGCTATCTTATCAAAAGAGTAACAGTTATAGTGCCCATCTATAAGATCCAGCAACTCATTAAATCTATCTAAGATATAAAAATCTTCCAATCCAAGAAGATCTTGGTTGACCCCTTCTTCCAAATCACGACTTGTTAACTCTGAAATATGCCCGAAAATAAACCGAGCTCCATTCCATAACTTATTGATAAAGTTCTTATACTCTTCGAATAAGTGGTAGTCGAGATCAATTTGCTCACCCCTATTTGCACAAGAACATAAAGTAAGCCGAACCGCATCAGCTCCATATGCTTCTATCATCTCAATAGGATCGATAACATTGCCTTTGGATTTCGAAAGTTTTTCCCATTTAGCAACTACGTTCTTAGGAAGAGCTTTCCCTTTATCATAATCACGTTTCCGTTCTCCAGAAACATAAAACCACTCCCCTTTTTCATCATATTCGCGATAAGACTTACCGAAAATCAACCCATGTAAAAAGACATCAGAAAATGGTTCAGTATCGACCATTGCAGAGCACATCAATACCATTCGCGTAACCCAGAAAAAGAGAATATCATGTCCTGTCACTAAAACAGCTGTAGGATAAAACTTCTTCAAATCCAAACTGTTTTCATCAGGCCAACCAAAACAAGTTAACGGCCATAACCCGGAAGAAAACCATGTATCTAAAACATCTGGATCTTGATACCAAGATTCTGGATCCCGCATTACCTCTTCTGGACCCCCTTCTCCATCAAAGCAAATTACATTCTCATCGTGTTTATTATGCCAGACAGGAATACGATGCCCCCACCAAAGCTGTCTACTAATACACCAATCTTTTAGATTATTTACCCAAGTAAGGTAATTCCGTACGAACTCTGGAGGAAAGATACGAATTTCTTCACTATTTACAAATCCCCGCAAAGAGTCTCTAAAAGAATCAACAGAGACAAACCACTGTTTTGAGAGATAAGGTTCAATGATCGCCCCTGAACGATAGGAAACTCCTACACGAGATGAATACGCTTCCTTTTTAACGAATAAACCGAGAGCTTCCAAAGATGTGATAATATTTTCTCGAGCTACTTCCCTAGATAAACCTGTGAAAATACCTCCATTCTCATTAATCTCTCCGGTAGGAGTCAAGATATTGATCATGGGGAGTTGATGGTTCATTCCTGTCTTGTAATCATCCTTATCATGAGCTGGAGTGATTTTAACAGCTCCTGTTCCAAAAGATGCGTCTACGGAAAAATCTCCAATAATAGGGATTTCTCGATTTACAAAAGGCACAACGACTTTGGCCCCTATTAAATGACTGTATCGCAGATCCTCAGGAGAAACAGCAATCGCAGTATCCCCCAGCAAAGTCTCTGGTCGTGTTGTAGCAACAGTAATGAATTCCTCTGAATTCACAACTTGATAGCGAATGTAGTAAAGCCACCCGTCTCTCTCCTCGTACTCTACCTCATCATCCGCCAAGGCTGTTTGCAAAATAGGGTCCCAGTTGACTAAATAATACCCTCTGTAAATGACACCCTTATCGAATAAAATTTTAAAAGCCTTCTTCACTGCACGGTTGGCGCCAGGATCCATAGTAAACCGCTGACGAGACCAGTCACAAGAACAGCCAAGCTGTCGCAGCTGAGAAAGAATGACGTTTTGACTTTTTTCCTTCCAATCCCAAACATGCTTCAAGAATTCTTCTCTAGAAAAATCTGTTCGTTGCTTACCAAGAGAAGCTTTTAGATGTCTTTCCACAACCGTTTGCGTGGCAATCCCAGCATGATCGGTTCCAGGAACCCAACAAACCTCAAATCCTTGCATACGCTTGTAACGAATGAGCGTGTCTTGCAATGTATTTACAAGAGCATGACCCATATGTAGGATCCCTGTAACGTTTGGTGGAGGCATCACTATAGAATATGCAGGTTTCTCACTACTTGCATTCGCTACAAATATACCAGAGCGTTCCCAAAACGAATACACCCCAGTTTCAGAGCTTTTAGGGTCATACGCTTTAGGAAATTGATCTTCGTTCATGCCTTACTTCCATATGTTGTGACTATTCTCGCATCTCTAATTAACCGATTGAGCTATAAGTACGAGGTGACTTTAACGGAGAACATATTGCCTTTAGAGCTTGATTATGATCAAGCAAGAGGTGCCCTAAGACAACTGACTAAAAGCTTTTAATGAAATTACTTCCATCCATAAGTGATGGCTCCGACTTAAAATTTCTTTACCATCTTTTGTCAAAGAAACTTTATAAGAAATGATACCTTGCCGATCTTGGTAATCGTTCTCTTTGAGGGTATATACCTGATAGCCTGAAAGATGTTGCACATCATAAGAAAATTTGGCAGCCTCTCCATTACCGTAATATACCCA carries:
- a CDS encoding DUF5070 domain-containing protein, with protein sequence MRAVLHLEHKRYFQNHGHILFEGLAPVSDCKQLEAELKLFLKEVAVVKDRHLQRWRENVHRTLPEVQMIVKRVRLDHLAAELTHRSRVALVRDLWVQKQEEIFFDDCDCSVLLCLSGEKAGWGLFFSGEYPQDVFNWGAGDTAIILRFSSAGFPN
- the rnc gene encoding ribonuclease III; its protein translation is MQHTVDIQAIESKLNFTFSHPRLLITALTHPSYRNEFPSAEEDSERLEFLGDAVLGLVVTEHLFLLFPALNEGLLSTTRAALVNAEACFEYTQKLSLGEHLLIGRGEKMQSHRGKISAYANLLEAILGAVYLDGGLSPARQIIVPLLPDKESILPLMLVNPKNRLQQFTQQTLKVLPSYKALPWKSEDGSPGYHVQVFVNGDLWGEGFAGSKKEAEKLAAKQALSTHDNKN
- the radA gene encoding DNA repair protein RadA, whose product is MTTKIKTQWTCTECGTHSPKWLGQCSGCLQWNTLVEERTAPKLNTSSYSSSSSIPIPLNNVEFQEEIRIHTQAQGWNRLLGGGTVRGSLALLGGEPGIGKSTLLLQISSQFAAAGHKVLYVCGEESVSQTSLRAQRLQISSNNIFLFPETNLEDIKQQIDNIAPDILVIDSIQIIFSPSLSSAPGSVAQVRETTAELMHIAKQKQITTFIIGHVTKSGEIAGPRILEHLVDTVLYFEGNAHANYRMIRSVKNRFGPTNELLILSMHTDGLREVENPSGLFLQEKIVETTGSTIIPIVEGSETLLIEVQALVSSSPFSNPVRKTSGFDPNRFSLLLAVLEKRANVKLYTSDVFLSIAGGLKITQPSADLGAVLSVVSSLYNRYLPKNYTYTGEIGLGGEIRHVSHMEHRIKESIIMGFKGIVMPFGQIKGLPKEFLDQIDIIGVKTIKDAVRLLQ
- a CDS encoding hydroxymethylbilane synthase → MLSAYYNDPFLADFCLGNIPLRLASRQSSLAVLQAHECLRKLQIFFPRLWGQIITTTTQGDLDQETPLCAVENTGFFTDDVDFLVQSGQCDLGIHSAKDLPENPKATVVSITASIDPRDILVFHEKYLSIPLPRRLRIGSSSVRRKELLSLLYPSAIITDIRGTIQTRLKLLEEKNFDAIVMANAAVSRLGLRLPCTKILPPPYHPLQGRLAITASRHIRSWRGLFLTCGITEDVEIMCFS
- the pknD gene encoding serine/threonine-protein kinase PknD — encoded protein: MQRYELIRLIGKGGMGEVYLAHDKACSRRVALKRIREDLSGNALLRQRFLREAKIAADLIHPGIVPVYSICSDGEAVYYTMPYIEGFSLKSLLKSVWQKEVLSKELEEKTSVKSFLPIFDKICATVEYIHSKGVLHRDLKPDNILLGLFGEVVIIDWGAAIFKHAKELKLEQDDEAAVSFDERNICYSSMTIPGKIVGTPDYMAPESLLGVEASEKTDIYALGLILYQMLTLAFPYRRKKGRKLSYRDVVLPPIEMSPYREIPPSLSQIAMKAIAINPADRFSSIQELRQALQPYLQGDPEWTVKATLMAKEKSCWKYYDPILLSRYFPVLASSPAQWYNFMLSEVEISASTRVEYTVTKSAVHEGMGILFLPSKEAERGEFYCGYGLWFSVQNHELTVSLIKNGIEIQKKSQEMISQQSRFAILIEKSDNRIAVFVEQALFILHIDYLPSLGNRLGVIIQDLQGMSNIAISESIGALRVSCLAVPDAFLSEKLYDQAAIFYRKIRDSFPGRKESYEAQFRLGVTLLTQIEEQGGDLTQALSSFDYLHGGAGAPLEYLGKALVYQRNGSFVEEIRCLLFALKRYSQHPEIPRLEDHLCFRLYDSLHKHRSEALVFMLLILWIAPEKISVREEERFLRIIYHKQQATLFCQVDKAPLQFRSSKMELFLSFWTGFSLFLPELFRRAGGLRDYQALADIFYVAGVSGNREAFMQFSTALANVSDEITFPESLHNQKVAELMFFVKGVEALRNKDYQKAKKLLWKTPFTLQLYALDMFHIQAFLDEEIESFIDLLQAIYDPTSEEERDHILVYIIQTHLWNRDLERAYKLLNDRFPLDEELAEYSEAFILWGCYLALTGDRVAVKAHFSRCRYKYGKSALIGKCVDGDIFDYLDNLVWWEKKMTLFQSYFLLRCLNESPRRYEKYRQAYLSMENNFFD
- a CDS encoding valine--tRNA ligase, yielding MNEDQFPKAYDPKSSETGVYSFWERSGIFVANASSEKPAYSIVMPPPNVTGILHMGHALVNTLQDTLIRYKRMQGFEVCWVPGTDHAGIATQTVVERHLKASLGKQRTDFSREEFLKHVWDWKEKSQNVILSQLRQLGCSCDWSRQRFTMDPGANRAVKKAFKILFDKGVIYRGYYLVNWDPILQTALADDEVEYEERDGWLYYIRYQVVNSEEFITVATTRPETLLGDTAIAVSPEDLRYSHLIGAKVVVPFVNREIPIIGDFSVDASFGTGAVKITPAHDKDDYKTGMNHQLPMINILTPTGEINENGGIFTGLSREVARENIITSLEALGLFVKKEAYSSRVGVSYRSGAIIEPYLSKQWFVSVDSFRDSLRGFVNSEEIRIFPPEFVRNYLTWVNNLKDWCISRQLWWGHRIPVWHNKHDENVICFDGEGGPEEVMRDPESWYQDPDVLDTWFSSGLWPLTCFGWPDENSLDLKKFYPTAVLVTGHDILFFWVTRMVLMCSAMVDTEPFSDVFLHGLIFGKSYREYDEKGEWFYVSGERKRDYDKGKALPKNVVAKWEKLSKSKGNVIDPIEMIEAYGADAVRLTLCSCANRGEQIDLDYHLFEEYKNFINKLWNGARFIFGHISELTSRDLEEGVNQDLLGLEDFYILDRFNELLDLIDGHYNCYSFDKIASLAYDFFKNDLCSTYLEIIKPTLFGKQDSDQQRATKRKLLATLLINILGVLHPIVPYITETLFQKLKATLGTVENGKGDSVTGHAVSMLRSEACMVAEYPKPIHVAFPQGLRESFGIAERLVYTIRNIRGEMQLDPREPLQAFVISSEKKELVDVCIPIMCALGGVKTVEQLAEAPKDSIFSLGVVEGIQVGVILPPEHLAKERVRLEKEKTRLEKSIDSVSKLLASEDFRTRANPSLVQAKKDSLRNSQRELQSILDKLASL